The following are from one region of the Dehalococcoidia bacterium genome:
- a CDS encoding DNA-3-methyladenine glycosylase: MLPRAFYDRPTLEVAQDLLGKYVVHLHAGVPRAGKIVEVEAYIGEEDRACHCRFGRTARTAPMYGPPGHAYLYLIYGTSTMLNVVTEGVDRPAAVLIRALEPAEHVLGRTDGPGRLTAALAIPRSLNGHDLLQPPLLLVDRGDRPARVVATERVNIDYAGEWRAMPWRFLDPDSRFLSVRPRKI, from the coding sequence GTGCTGCCGCGCGCATTTTACGATCGGCCGACCTTGGAGGTCGCTCAGGACCTTCTCGGCAAATACGTCGTCCACCTCCACGCCGGGGTGCCGCGTGCCGGCAAGATTGTCGAGGTGGAAGCGTATATCGGCGAAGAGGACCGCGCCTGCCACTGCCGCTTCGGCCGGACCGCGCGGACAGCGCCGATGTACGGGCCGCCGGGCCATGCCTACCTCTACCTGATCTACGGCACCTCGACGATGCTCAATGTTGTGACCGAAGGGGTCGACCGTCCCGCGGCGGTCCTGATCCGGGCGCTTGAACCGGCAGAGCACGTTCTCGGCCGCACCGATGGACCGGGCCGGCTCACCGCTGCGCTCGCTATCCCTCGCTCGCTGAACGGCCACGATCTGCTCCAGCCGCCGCTGCTGCTCGTCGATCGCGGCGATCGTCCCGCCCGGGTTGTCGCGACTGAGCGGGTCAACATCGACTACGCGGGCGAGTGGCGCGCCATGCCGTGGCGGTTTCTCGACCCTGACAGCCGCTTTCTCTCGGTCCGCCCCCGTAAGATATAG
- a CDS encoding polysaccharide deacetylase family protein produces the protein MEWLICALLGFLIQCGGSGVPPSFPTPVPSPTAIVPPTATPTPLPTPTPEPPTPTPPPSPRLRLPPPASAPEIVRGDPQSSMVALTFDAGAGSRHTPAILDTLKAANLRVTMFLTGQWAERNPELTRRIVADGHELANHSYSHPRFTTLSSPEIVAEIQRTEEIIVSLTGMSTKPWFRPPFGNRDARVLSVIGSLGYYSVYWTLDSGDWRTDYSNADVLNTVANRASGGAIVVQHLDSAQTAAVLPQIIQRLQARGFTIVTLSQLFADDRP, from the coding sequence ATGGAGTGGCTGATCTGCGCGCTGCTCGGCTTTCTCATCCAGTGCGGCGGCAGCGGCGTGCCGCCCTCGTTTCCAACGCCGGTGCCGAGCCCCACCGCCATCGTCCCACCGACCGCCACTCCGACGCCGCTTCCGACCCCAACACCTGAGCCGCCGACGCCGACCCCTCCTCCGTCCCCTCGGCTCCGGCTGCCGCCCCCGGCGAGTGCCCCAGAGATCGTTCGCGGCGACCCTCAATCGTCGATGGTCGCCCTCACCTTCGACGCCGGCGCCGGCTCGCGCCACACGCCGGCTATCCTCGATACCTTGAAAGCCGCCAACCTCCGCGTGACGATGTTTCTCACCGGGCAGTGGGCAGAGCGGAATCCGGAGCTGACTAGGCGGATCGTCGCCGACGGCCATGAACTGGCGAACCACAGCTATTCCCATCCCCGCTTCACCACGCTCAGTTCGCCAGAGATCGTCGCCGAGATTCAGCGCACGGAAGAGATCATCGTCTCCCTCACTGGGATGTCGACGAAGCCGTGGTTTCGGCCGCCTTTCGGCAACCGCGACGCCCGGGTCCTGTCGGTGATCGGCAGCTTGGGCTATTACTCGGTCTACTGGACGCTCGATTCGGGCGACTGGCGCACCGACTACTCGAACGCCGACGTGCTCAATACTGTGGCGAACCGGGCGAGCGGCGGCGCAATCGTTGTGCAGCATCTCGACTCGGCGCAGACAGCAGCCGTCCTGCCCCAGATCATCCAGCGCCTGCAGGCGCGCGGGTTCACCATCGTAACGCTCAGTCAGCTGTTCGCCGACGATCGTCCCTAG
- a CDS encoding M23 family metallopeptidase produces the protein MRRRRSRGISRRAFLLGSAGALGAAAVASPPGRDVLSVIGWWLTATTPPEARIIVPEGVSRGPVSLRVEVGAVPSWSFLEATLDGRPIEPARVIAIDTRQLRDGEHVIRVAVADGSLRRNVRWVEARFATDNTPPQVLLEPRAPTAAQGRTLLLQARANEPVQLAVSLDDAVPVTFAETNGTYVAFVGIDAAAPVGTRTLKLVAKDRAGNEATLDAPLQITRGSFLSEQIVLAPELFRFFTSGQYDLELQQLAEYYSGSGTEKLWDGPFDPPVRGVISSGFGVDRTYNGQVRRRHLGTDFDVPVGTPVNAVARGRVVFAETLPVRGTAVILDHGLGVHSTYYHLSRVDVRPGELVNRGQPIALSGASGMVTGPHLHFEIRVAGVAVEPMEWLRTRFL, from the coding sequence ATGCGGCGGCGGCGCTCCCGAGGCATCTCTCGCCGGGCATTTCTGCTCGGCAGCGCGGGCGCCCTTGGCGCGGCCGCCGTCGCGAGCCCGCCCGGCCGCGACGTCCTCAGTGTCATCGGCTGGTGGCTGACCGCAACCACGCCGCCGGAGGCACGGATCATCGTCCCCGAGGGCGTCAGCCGCGGACCGGTCTCCCTCCGCGTTGAGGTCGGCGCCGTGCCGAGCTGGTCGTTCCTTGAGGCGACGCTCGACGGCCGGCCGATCGAGCCGGCGCGCGTCATCGCGATCGACACCCGCCAGCTTCGCGACGGCGAGCACGTGATCCGGGTCGCAGTTGCCGACGGTTCGCTGCGGCGCAACGTCCGTTGGGTCGAGGCGCGCTTCGCGACCGACAACACTCCGCCCCAGGTGCTCCTCGAGCCCCGGGCGCCGACAGCGGCCCAAGGGCGCACACTGCTGCTGCAAGCGCGGGCGAACGAGCCGGTGCAGCTTGCCGTCTCCCTCGACGACGCCGTCCCGGTCACGTTCGCAGAGACCAACGGGACGTATGTCGCCTTTGTCGGCATCGACGCGGCCGCCCCGGTCGGCACGCGGACCCTCAAGCTGGTCGCCAAAGATCGTGCCGGCAACGAAGCGACGCTCGACGCACCCCTGCAGATCACGCGAGGGTCATTTCTTTCCGAGCAGATCGTCCTCGCGCCCGAACTGTTCCGGTTCTTCACTTCAGGGCAGTATGACTTGGAGCTGCAGCAGCTCGCCGAATACTACTCGGGCAGCGGCACGGAAAAGCTGTGGGACGGCCCCTTCGATCCGCCAGTGCGCGGGGTCATCTCCTCGGGCTTCGGGGTCGACCGCACCTACAACGGTCAGGTGCGGCGCCGCCATCTCGGCACGGACTTCGACGTTCCCGTCGGGACGCCGGTGAACGCCGTCGCACGCGGCCGGGTCGTCTTCGCGGAGACACTGCCCGTGCGGGGAACCGCGGTCATCCTTGACCATGGCCTCGGCGTCCACAGCACCTACTACCATCTCTCGCGGGTCGACGTGCGGCCGGGCGAGCTCGTCAATCGCGGGCAGCCGATCGCGCTCTCCGGCGCAAGCGGCATGGTGACCGGCCCGCATCTCCACTTCGAGATCCGGGTCGCTGGGGTCGCGGTCGAGCCGATGGAATGGCTGCGCACCCGATTTCTCTAG
- a CDS encoding MoxR family ATPase has protein sequence MTTTSDRTLTPSEFRAIAEAIQREVAKVIVGQTEVVRSVLVALISGGHVLLEGVPGLGKTMLVRTLAETLDLHFSRIQFTPDLMPSDIIGTNIIVEDDHGRRSFRFQAGPVFANLVLADEINRATPKTQSALLEAMQEHTVTVSTAVHRLPEPFFVLATQNPIEMEGTYPLPEAQLDRFFFKLQVSYPPANELAEILDRTTSAAHVVVEKVANGALVEQMGALAREVPIARHVREYAVRLVLATHPDQPGAPPVVRQYVRYGASPRGAQAMILAAKVLALLDGRFNVAFDDLRQVALPALRHRIILNFQAEAEGLTTDRVLAEIVRAVPEE, from the coding sequence ATGACAACGACCTCCGACCGTACGCTGACCCCGAGCGAATTTCGAGCCATTGCCGAGGCGATCCAGCGCGAAGTCGCGAAAGTGATCGTCGGGCAGACCGAGGTAGTTCGTTCTGTGCTCGTCGCGCTGATCTCGGGAGGCCATGTCTTGCTGGAAGGAGTGCCCGGCCTCGGCAAGACGATGCTGGTCCGCACGCTCGCCGAGACGCTCGACCTCCACTTCAGCCGCATCCAGTTTACTCCTGACCTGATGCCCTCCGACATCATTGGGACAAACATCATCGTCGAAGACGATCACGGCCGGCGCTCCTTCCGCTTTCAGGCGGGGCCTGTCTTCGCCAACCTCGTCCTCGCTGACGAGATCAACCGCGCCACCCCGAAGACCCAGAGCGCCTTGCTCGAGGCGATGCAGGAGCATACGGTTACCGTCAGCACTGCCGTCCATCGGTTGCCCGAGCCGTTCTTTGTCCTCGCTACCCAGAACCCGATCGAGATGGAAGGCACCTATCCCCTGCCGGAGGCACAGCTCGATCGGTTCTTTTTCAAGCTGCAGGTCAGCTATCCGCCGGCGAACGAGCTTGCCGAGATCCTGGACCGGACCACCTCGGCCGCCCACGTAGTGGTCGAGAAAGTGGCCAATGGCGCTCTCGTCGAGCAGATGGGGGCGCTGGCGCGCGAGGTGCCGATCGCGCGCCACGTTCGCGAATATGCCGTGCGGCTGGTGCTGGCGACCCATCCCGACCAGCCGGGCGCGCCGCCCGTCGTTCGCCAGTATGTGCGCTATGGCGCGAGCCCGCGCGGGGCGCAGGCAATGATCCTTGCTGCGAAAGTGCTGGCGCTGCTCGACGGCCGCTTCAATGTCGCCTTCGACGACCTGCGCCAAGTCGCGCTGCCGGCGCTTCGGCATCGAATAATCCTCAACTTCCAAGCTGAAGCCGAGGGCCTGACGACCGACCGCGTGCTGGCCGAGATTGTGCGCGCGGTCCCCGAGGAGTAG
- a CDS encoding class II fumarate hydratase has translation MTSHPTHRIEKDSLGPMEVPATAYYGAQTRRAELNFPISNLRLSHRFLRALAQIKRAAAEVNRDLGLLEPRIADAIVKAADEVIAGKLDSQFVVDVFQTGSGTSTNMNMNEVIANRAIEMLGGTIGSKDPVHPNDHVNLGQSSNDTIPTAMQVAALTAIKEDLLPALEQLRASLDRKVEEFWPVIKTGRTHLQDATPIRLGQEFLGYRGQVERAIRLCGHAMEELSEVPLGGTAVGTGVNTHPDFARLVCEKLSAWNNVTIRETTNHFQAQSTIDPVVEASGVLNTIAVSFMKIGNDIRWLGSGPRAGLYEIQLPEVQPGSSIMPGKVNPVIVESLLMVCAQVIGNHTTITICGQWGNFELNVMMPVAAYNLLQSIELLARASENFARQCVDGLKATERGPEMVEKGLAICTGLAPRIGYDAAAEISKEAFRTGRTIREVARERTTLTEAELDELLDPVAMTKPGLGSGISVG, from the coding sequence GTGACCAGCCATCCGACCCATCGTATCGAGAAGGATTCCCTCGGCCCGATGGAAGTGCCGGCGACGGCCTATTACGGCGCCCAGACGCGCCGCGCCGAACTCAATTTCCCCATCAGCAATCTGCGCTTGAGCCACCGTTTTCTCCGCGCGCTCGCGCAAATCAAGCGCGCGGCCGCTGAGGTGAACCGCGACCTCGGCCTGCTCGAACCGCGCATTGCCGACGCGATTGTCAAGGCGGCCGACGAAGTGATCGCGGGCAAGCTCGACTCTCAGTTCGTCGTCGATGTTTTTCAGACTGGCTCCGGCACCTCGACGAATATGAACATGAACGAGGTGATCGCGAACCGGGCGATCGAAATGCTCGGCGGGACGATCGGCTCGAAAGACCCCGTTCATCCGAACGACCACGTCAACCTCGGCCAATCGTCCAACGATACGATCCCTACGGCCATGCAGGTGGCGGCGCTGACAGCGATCAAGGAAGACCTGCTTCCTGCGCTCGAGCAGCTCCGCGCCTCACTCGACCGCAAGGTCGAAGAGTTCTGGCCGGTGATCAAAACGGGCCGCACCCACCTGCAGGATGCCACTCCGATCCGGCTCGGGCAGGAGTTCCTCGGCTATCGCGGCCAAGTGGAGCGGGCAATCCGCCTCTGCGGCCACGCGATGGAAGAACTGAGTGAAGTGCCGCTTGGCGGCACCGCGGTGGGGACCGGGGTCAATACCCACCCCGATTTCGCCCGCCTCGTCTGCGAAAAACTGTCGGCGTGGAATAATGTCACTATCCGCGAGACCACCAATCACTTCCAAGCCCAGTCCACGATCGACCCGGTTGTCGAAGCGAGCGGCGTGCTCAATACCATCGCCGTCAGCTTCATGAAGATCGGAAACGATATCCGCTGGCTCGGTTCGGGGCCGCGGGCGGGGCTGTACGAGATCCAGCTGCCCGAGGTGCAGCCCGGCAGCTCCATCATGCCGGGGAAGGTGAACCCGGTCATCGTCGAAAGCTTGCTGATGGTGTGCGCCCAAGTGATCGGCAATCACACGACCATCACGATCTGCGGGCAGTGGGGCAACTTCGAGCTGAATGTGATGATGCCCGTCGCGGCGTACAATCTGCTCCAGTCGATCGAGCTGTTAGCGAGGGCGAGCGAGAACTTCGCCCGTCAGTGCGTCGACGGCCTCAAGGCGACCGAGCGCGGCCCCGAGATGGTCGAAAAAGGGTTAGCGATCTGCACGGGGCTTGCGCCGCGGATCGGCTACGATGCTGCTGCCGAGATTTCGAAGGAGGCGTTTCGCACCGGGCGAACCATCCGCGAGGTTGCGCGCGAGCGGACGACCTTGACCGAAGCCGAGCTCGACGAACTGCTGGACCCGGTCGCCATGACCAAGCCGGGGCTCGGTTCCGGCATCTCTGTCGGCTAA
- a CDS encoding alpha/beta hydrolase produces MKRGFIDTVDGQLHYWTEGEGPPLVLLHMTPDPRSFERLIPLLSPEFRVVALDLPGYGDSDRPPTPYTTAEQFAAAILRAVDALRFARFSLLGHMTGANLAAEVAAMAPERIERLVLSELFDWGSRPELRGVHATRFPAPDPQPDGSHLLALWNQYSGMLGEVRLDDVQRRFYVLFQAVYKGPKAGGEIYGPGGWATAAPYTIERQPLVDRLPKITAPTLILCAGQGVLRSGADPRVDRERLTALLPNGRSLVVPEISHVAPFTAPRAFADAILPFLRGDESAGG; encoded by the coding sequence ATGAAACGCGGGTTCATCGACACCGTCGACGGGCAGCTTCACTATTGGACCGAGGGAGAGGGACCGCCCCTCGTCCTGCTCCACATGACGCCCGACCCCCGGTCGTTCGAACGATTGATTCCGCTTCTCAGCCCGGAGTTCCGCGTTGTCGCGCTCGACCTGCCGGGCTACGGCGACTCCGACCGACCGCCAACGCCCTACACGACCGCCGAGCAGTTTGCGGCGGCGATCCTGCGCGCGGTGGATGCGCTCCGCTTCGCGCGCTTCTCCCTCCTCGGCCATATGACGGGGGCGAACCTCGCGGCGGAAGTTGCGGCCATGGCTCCAGAGCGGATTGAGCGGCTGGTCCTCTCCGAGCTGTTCGACTGGGGATCGCGCCCCGAGCTGCGCGGGGTGCATGCCACCCGCTTCCCCGCCCCTGACCCGCAGCCGGACGGCAGCCATCTGCTTGCGCTGTGGAACCAATATAGCGGGATGCTGGGGGAGGTGCGCCTCGACGACGTCCAGCGCCGCTTCTATGTGCTCTTCCAAGCGGTTTACAAAGGCCCGAAGGCGGGGGGCGAGATCTACGGCCCGGGCGGCTGGGCGACCGCCGCACCCTACACGATCGAACGGCAGCCGCTTGTTGACCGGCTTCCTAAGATCACCGCCCCGACGCTCATCCTCTGCGCGGGCCAAGGGGTACTGCGCAGCGGAGCTGACCCGCGGGTCGACCGCGAGCGGTTGACGGCCTTGCTGCCCAATGGCCGCAGCCTCGTCGTGCCCGAGATCAGCCACGTCGCGCCGTTCACTGCCCCTCGCGCTTTCGCCGACGCTATCTTGCCGTTCCTCCGCGGCGACGAGAGCGCCGGGGGCTGA
- a CDS encoding ABC transporter substrate-binding protein encodes MRPQLLLVAFLLSACAPAVSNAPTAPDLPPEVPQLLRVITSSVPTSLTPAAGTAGHFMVWTLYDSVTQFGPNFEVRPSVAERWVVSPDGMTWVLTLRGDLRWPDGTALTAADVVFSLDQIRLRRWPQASLFSSIAAARAVDPLTVELAMRLPDMTLPNHLPYLWVLPQAHLDRIGIDQFALRPIGSGPYEVAEFRPGVSLVVRKRAIADGGTLHPFRRPIADEIRFTAVIDPLQAVAALRNNEADIAAVHAFSASHIDQLRAAKMTVLVFPLATTALAFPDGALQLRASPLRDKRVRLALNYAVDKTALAALFYGAEPVGQYASPGSVYWDPSAAPYPYDPARARQLLAEAGFPNGVRIESGIEYQPSLLPTEIALIVQGALAEVGVEAPLVPLEATAYLEKAYGRNGQLKAELFGATVLDSTGVATGMRTFLGCASPAGSGIVGRWYCNREWDRLISEAIAERDPERRRFLMREANRIQREDVPFLFLIVQPGYTVLAPHVRGLHIDYLRIFSLDPAYRVR; translated from the coding sequence ATGCGTCCGCAGCTGCTCTTGGTCGCGTTCCTCCTCTCTGCCTGCGCTCCGGCAGTATCGAATGCCCCGACGGCGCCCGACCTCCCGCCTGAGGTCCCGCAACTGCTCCGCGTGATCACCAGTTCTGTTCCGACCTCGCTGACGCCCGCGGCGGGCACGGCAGGCCATTTCATGGTGTGGACGCTCTACGACAGCGTAACCCAGTTTGGCCCGAACTTCGAGGTGCGCCCTTCGGTTGCGGAGCGATGGGTGGTGTCGCCCGACGGCATGACCTGGGTGCTCACCCTGCGCGGGGATCTCCGATGGCCGGACGGAACCGCCCTGACGGCCGCCGACGTCGTCTTCAGCCTCGACCAAATCCGGCTTCGACGCTGGCCACAGGCGTCCTTGTTCTCCTCGATCGCCGCGGCGCGCGCCGTCGATCCGCTCACCGTCGAGTTGGCGATGCGGTTGCCGGACATGACGCTTCCCAATCATCTGCCGTATCTCTGGGTGTTGCCTCAGGCGCATCTTGACCGCATCGGGATCGATCAGTTCGCGCTGCGGCCCATCGGCTCTGGCCCCTACGAGGTGGCAGAATTTCGGCCGGGGGTATCGCTCGTTGTGCGCAAGCGCGCCATCGCCGACGGGGGGACACTCCATCCGTTCCGCCGACCGATTGCCGACGAGATCCGGTTCACCGCGGTGATAGACCCTCTCCAAGCGGTCGCCGCCCTCCGCAACAACGAAGCCGATATCGCCGCCGTGCATGCCTTCAGCGCAAGCCACATCGACCAGTTGCGTGCCGCTAAGATGACAGTGCTGGTCTTCCCGCTGGCGACAACCGCTCTCGCCTTCCCTGACGGCGCCCTTCAGCTGCGCGCCTCGCCGCTTCGCGACAAGCGGGTCCGCCTTGCGCTCAATTACGCAGTCGACAAGACGGCGCTCGCCGCCCTCTTCTACGGCGCGGAGCCGGTCGGGCAGTATGCCTCCCCGGGCAGCGTGTACTGGGACCCCAGCGCGGCGCCGTATCCCTACGATCCGGCGCGTGCGAGACAGCTCCTCGCTGAAGCTGGCTTCCCGAATGGAGTGCGGATCGAGAGCGGGATCGAGTATCAGCCGAGCCTCCTCCCGACGGAGATTGCGCTCATCGTCCAAGGCGCTCTCGCTGAAGTTGGGGTCGAAGCCCCCTTGGTTCCGCTTGAGGCGACCGCCTACCTCGAAAAAGCGTATGGCCGCAATGGGCAGCTGAAGGCAGAACTGTTCGGCGCGACGGTCCTCGATTCAACCGGCGTTGCCACCGGGATGCGGACTTTCCTCGGCTGCGCAAGCCCGGCCGGGAGCGGCATCGTCGGGCGCTGGTACTGCAATCGGGAGTGGGACCGCCTGATCAGCGAGGCGATCGCCGAGCGCGACCCCGAGCGGCGCCGCTTCCTGATGCGCGAAGCAAACCGGATCCAGCGCGAGGATGTGCCCTTCCTCTTCCTCATCGTTCAGCCGGGCTACACGGTGCTCGCGCCCCACGTGCGCGGCCTCCACATAGACTATTTGAGAATTTTTTCGCTCGACCCTGCCTATCGGGTACGATAG
- a CDS encoding aminopeptidase, with amino-acid sequence MMDWAAIALAKTASWVVNEAAATQPGEQVLIVADHRSDPAVVQALTAAVAAVGAEPTVAVMPARPVAGAPATAIVQHAVDGATLVICPTTTVIHFSPRIRQALDEKRIRLISISIDRETMTHGAAAADPDEVAAITTRLYEVLAPARELRVWSANGTDFTCSVADRLPNLSIGRAREPGRIGTFPFGEVPHAPIEGSMNGVVVYDGPVHSIGHLTAPIRLTVRDGRVTAIEGGAEADQLRALIGGVENADVVAEVSIGTNPKANLAGDIQEAKKRWGTVHVGLGNSTGLRGRTFSPLHIDGLIVRPTVWADGHLIVREGQLLV; translated from the coding sequence ATGATGGACTGGGCAGCAATCGCGCTTGCCAAGACGGCGAGCTGGGTGGTCAACGAAGCCGCAGCAACTCAGCCCGGCGAACAGGTGCTGATTGTCGCGGACCATCGGTCCGACCCAGCGGTAGTCCAGGCACTGACGGCCGCGGTCGCAGCGGTCGGTGCCGAGCCAACAGTAGCGGTTATGCCCGCCCGTCCGGTCGCCGGCGCCCCAGCGACGGCGATCGTCCAGCATGCCGTCGACGGGGCAACGCTTGTGATCTGCCCAACGACCACCGTTATTCACTTCAGCCCCCGCATCCGCCAAGCGCTCGACGAGAAGCGCATCCGGCTGATCTCGATTTCGATCGACCGTGAGACGATGACCCACGGCGCGGCGGCGGCTGACCCGGACGAGGTCGCCGCAATCACGACCCGGCTGTATGAGGTGCTTGCGCCGGCGCGGGAGCTGCGGGTCTGGTCAGCGAATGGGACAGACTTTACCTGCAGCGTCGCCGACCGACTGCCCAACCTGTCGATCGGCAGAGCGCGGGAACCCGGCCGCATCGGCACATTCCCGTTTGGCGAAGTGCCTCACGCTCCTATCGAAGGGTCGATGAATGGGGTCGTTGTCTACGACGGCCCGGTTCATAGCATCGGCCACTTGACCGCGCCGATCCGGCTTACGGTCCGCGACGGCCGCGTCACTGCCATTGAAGGAGGAGCTGAAGCCGACCAGCTCCGCGCGTTGATCGGTGGCGTCGAGAACGCCGATGTCGTTGCCGAGGTGTCGATCGGGACAAACCCCAAGGCCAACCTCGCCGGCGACATCCAAGAGGCGAAAAAGCGGTGGGGCACCGTCCATGTCGGCCTAGGCAACAGCACGGGGCTGCGCGGGCGCACCTTCAGCCCGCTCCACATCGACGGCTTGATCGTGCGCCCCACTGTCTGGGCCGACGGCCACCTGATCGTCCGCGAGGGGCAGCTTCTCGTATGA
- a CDS encoding class I SAM-dependent methyltransferase yields MMPEQWGTTPAAAEREDESYLYFAEGLRAFTQTHVAPVMTKIAEAALAASPPSSLAEVKRRLDPLPIVASRNRLMRSTQEMKWVGINATYRKREAELLAALDAADRSGPGSVRYDPNFVYPAYFRDSRFHLQPGGYWADPLAGFFYHYGTKVFFTGRNNDDDIQRELVALIPLPADGHVRRVLDLGCSAGQSTTALKERFPQAEVWGIDIAAPMVRYAHYRAVRMNLDVHFAQMKAEALEFPDESMDIVWAFILFHEVPVEIGQQIVREVYRVLRRGGVFALADFPNRPPEQAATVAGYIRDFDTHHNGERFGSDFVYSDFVGTMRRAGFSSVTPDAAPGNWIPVRVCVK; encoded by the coding sequence ATGATGCCAGAGCAATGGGGCACGACCCCCGCGGCCGCAGAGCGCGAGGACGAAAGCTACCTCTACTTTGCCGAGGGGCTGCGCGCCTTCACGCAGACGCACGTCGCGCCAGTGATGACGAAGATCGCGGAAGCGGCGCTGGCTGCCTCCCCGCCCTCGTCGCTTGCTGAGGTGAAGCGCCGGCTCGACCCGCTGCCGATTGTCGCCTCGCGCAATCGGCTGATGCGGTCGACGCAGGAGATGAAATGGGTCGGCATCAATGCCACCTATCGCAAGCGGGAGGCCGAGCTGCTGGCGGCACTCGATGCGGCCGATCGCAGCGGCCCCGGCTCCGTGCGGTATGACCCCAACTTTGTCTATCCCGCCTATTTTCGCGACAGCCGCTTTCACCTCCAGCCCGGCGGCTACTGGGCCGACCCGCTCGCCGGCTTTTTCTATCACTACGGAACGAAGGTGTTCTTCACCGGCCGCAACAACGACGATGACATCCAGCGCGAACTCGTAGCGCTGATCCCGCTGCCGGCCGATGGACACGTGCGTCGCGTCCTCGATCTCGGGTGCTCTGCCGGCCAGAGCACAACTGCCCTCAAGGAACGGTTCCCCCAGGCCGAGGTGTGGGGGATCGATATTGCAGCGCCGATGGTGCGCTATGCCCACTATCGCGCGGTCAGGATGAACCTCGATGTCCATTTCGCCCAGATGAAGGCCGAGGCGCTGGAGTTCCCTGACGAGAGCATGGATATCGTCTGGGCGTTCATCCTGTTTCACGAGGTGCCAGTCGAGATCGGGCAGCAGATCGTCCGCGAGGTCTACCGGGTCTTGCGGCGCGGGGGAGTGTTCGCCTTGGCGGACTTCCCGAACCGCCCGCCGGAGCAGGCGGCGACGGTCGCGGGCTACATCCGCGACTTTGACACCCATCACAACGGCGAGCGCTTCGGCAGCGACTTCGTCTATTCCGACTTTGTCGGGACGATGCGCCGGGCGGGGTTTTCATCGGTCACGCCGGATGCCGCTCCGGGCAACTGGATCCCAGTGCGGGTCTGCGTCAAGTAG
- a CDS encoding CinA family protein, with product MSATRIGRALRRRGETLAVVETSAGGLLLAALLQVPGASAWLVGGVVPYSASARRALLGVEDLGAAGAVSEEAALRLADAARQRLGADWAVAETGIAGPQTGRQSSKPAGLTCLALVGPAMRRSATVQLPDQGRRANMRGFARAAAQFLAAALEESESVALRRSRSLRLENRNVAGGKRWSG from the coding sequence ATGAGCGCAACCAGAATTGGACGGGCGCTGCGGCGGCGAGGCGAGACCCTCGCCGTGGTCGAAACCTCCGCCGGCGGGCTGCTTCTTGCCGCTCTGCTTCAGGTCCCCGGTGCGTCAGCGTGGCTGGTCGGCGGCGTTGTGCCCTACAGCGCATCGGCGCGACGAGCGCTCCTCGGGGTAGAGGACCTCGGCGCGGCGGGCGCGGTGAGCGAGGAGGCGGCGCTCCGGCTCGCGGACGCCGCGCGCCAGCGCCTCGGCGCCGACTGGGCGGTCGCCGAGACCGGGATCGCCGGCCCCCAGACCGGCCGTCAGTCATCGAAGCCGGCCGGCCTCACCTGCCTCGCGCTTGTCGGTCCCGCCATGCGGCGCAGCGCGACAGTTCAGCTGCCCGACCAAGGCCGCCGCGCCAACATGCGGGGCTTTGCGCGCGCGGCCGCGCAGTTCCTCGCCGCCGCGCTTGAGGAGAGCGAGAGCGTTGCGCTGCGGCGATCACGCTCGCTACGATTGGAAAACAGGAACGTCGCGGGAGGGAAGCGATGGAGTGGCTGA